The Rhododendron vialii isolate Sample 1 chromosome 5a, ASM3025357v1 genome contains a region encoding:
- the LOC131326838 gene encoding uncharacterized protein LOC131326838 isoform X2 — protein MIKGLRKFHGVPIPARKERDEDLLLFRELHKKERDRLVSLLQPVSEEFEASGNYPLYRMTSAKKGSGDEFLGDSEKSDYNWLKTPPATPLFQSLEMDATASQLAVQRELPIVLPLSRFAGNSVTTNESSDRIKSPNPKQKAPPRSVTPSQRPSVSAAPETKAPTKNKPIMSSNQKMNQSMISIDTPISRTANAVRTVAKPILNTQRKEGPLSFLASNLSKSMGTSDTKLNTISRGLSPMVRSTIPVQAPGYTDEKTRNQRTNRSSSVARTDRSSSVTRTDRSSSVTRTNRSSSALRGRNQNQSLLPAANVNAVQKPESSPKTITRQSCSPSVMRGRKVETEKESIMSNKVETCSHEITNKARTQLAGGNGTQFQGSRMVDKFMNARKSSTEEKETRSNLRGSINESYGYGRNMMSKSLLDMTLKHTDVKREPAWARNFHRASTTSGRNANARIKSPPSSSSTSGAA, from the exons ATGATCAAAGGACTAAGGAAGTTTCACGGAGTACCGATTCCTGCTCGGAAGGAGAGGGATGAAGATCTTCTTTTGTTCCGGGAGCTGCATAAGAAGGAGAGAGATCGCCTCGTCAGCCTCCTCCAACCTGTTTCTGAAGAATTTGAAGCAAGTG GGAACTATCCGTTATATCGGATGACATCTGCAAAAAAAGGATCAGGAGATGAATTTCTTGGTGACAGCGAAAAAAGTGACTACAACTG GTTGAAAACTCCACCGGCGACACCTTTGTTTCAATCTTTGGAGATGGATGCAACCGCCTCACAACTCGCTGTTCAACGGGAGTTACCAATAGTCCTACCTCTTTCACGG TTTGCAGGCAATTCAGTGACAACTAACGAAAGCAGTGACAGAATAAAATCtccaaacccaaaacaaaaggcTCCTCCAAGGTCGGTGACCCCGAGCCAGAGGCCAAGCGTTTCGGCAGCTCCTGAAACTAAAGCTCCCACTAAAAACAAACCTATTATGTCCAGCAACCAGAAAATGAACCAATCAATGATCAGCATCGACACTCCCATCAGCAGAACAGCGAATGCAGTTCGAACAGTTGCAAAGCCAATACTGAACACTCAGCGGAAAGAAGGACCTCTGAGTTTCTTGGCTTCAAACCTCTCAAAAAGCATGGGAACCTCAGATACAAAATTGAACACTATAAGCAGAGGATTGTCGCCTATGGTGAGGTCGACAATTCCAGTTCAAGCTCCAGGATATACTGATGAAAAAACTCGTAACCAAAGGACCAACAGGTCATCCTCTGTTGCAAGGACAGACAGGTCATCCTCTGTTACGAGGACAGACAGGTCATCCTCTGTTACGAGGACAAACAGGTCATCATCTGCCTTACggggtagaaatcaaaatcaaagttTACTACCTGCTGCGAATGTTAATGCTGTCCAAAAACCTGAATCCAGCCCCAAGACAATTACAAGGCAATCGTGTTCACCAAGTGTGATGAGGGGTCGCAAGGTGGAAACAGAAAAGGAAAGCATCATGAGTAATAAAGTGGAGACATGTAGTCATGAGATTACAAACAAAGCACGAACACAATTGGCAGGAGGAAATGGAACACAATTCCAGGGGAGTCGGATGGTGGACAAGTTCATGAATGCTAGAAAGTCGAgcacagaagaaaaagaaacaaggtCGAACTTGCGTGGTTCGATCAATGAGAGCTATGGCTATGGAAGGAACATGATGTCCAAGAGTTTATTGGATATGACTCTAAAACACACG GATGTTAAAAGAGAACCAGCTTGGGCTCGTAATTTCCATCGAGCTAGTACTACCAGTGGAAGAAATGCAAATGCAAGAATCAAAAGTCCTCCAAGTTCATCATCAACTTCAGGAGCAGCTTAA
- the LOC131326838 gene encoding uncharacterized protein LOC131326838 isoform X1 encodes MIKGLRKFHGVPIPARKERDEDLLLFRELHKKERDRLVSLLQPVSEEFEASGNYPLYRMTSAKKGSGDEFLGDSEKSDYNWLKTPPATPLFQSLEMDATASQLAVQRELPIVLPLSRFAGNSVTTNESSDRIKSPNPKQKAPPRSVTPSQRPSVSAAPETKAPTKNKPIMSSNQKMNQSMISIDTPISRTANAVRTVAKPILNTQRKEGPLSFLASNLSKSMGTSDTKLNTISRGLSPMVRSTIPVQAPGYTDEKTRNQRTNRSSSVARTDRSSSVTRTDRSSSVTRTNRSSSALRGRNQNQSLLPAANVNAVQKPESSPKTITRQSCSPSVMRGRKVETEKESIMSNKVETCSHEITNKARTQLAGGNGTQFQGSRMVDKFMNARKSSTEEKETRSNLRGSINESYGYGRNMMSKSLLDMTLKHTVCISVPWLFNCLILCETTKFYSLTKLLKALDGTEKLNPPKRTYSVRRNKSIFTYAHT; translated from the exons ATGATCAAAGGACTAAGGAAGTTTCACGGAGTACCGATTCCTGCTCGGAAGGAGAGGGATGAAGATCTTCTTTTGTTCCGGGAGCTGCATAAGAAGGAGAGAGATCGCCTCGTCAGCCTCCTCCAACCTGTTTCTGAAGAATTTGAAGCAAGTG GGAACTATCCGTTATATCGGATGACATCTGCAAAAAAAGGATCAGGAGATGAATTTCTTGGTGACAGCGAAAAAAGTGACTACAACTG GTTGAAAACTCCACCGGCGACACCTTTGTTTCAATCTTTGGAGATGGATGCAACCGCCTCACAACTCGCTGTTCAACGGGAGTTACCAATAGTCCTACCTCTTTCACGG TTTGCAGGCAATTCAGTGACAACTAACGAAAGCAGTGACAGAATAAAATCtccaaacccaaaacaaaaggcTCCTCCAAGGTCGGTGACCCCGAGCCAGAGGCCAAGCGTTTCGGCAGCTCCTGAAACTAAAGCTCCCACTAAAAACAAACCTATTATGTCCAGCAACCAGAAAATGAACCAATCAATGATCAGCATCGACACTCCCATCAGCAGAACAGCGAATGCAGTTCGAACAGTTGCAAAGCCAATACTGAACACTCAGCGGAAAGAAGGACCTCTGAGTTTCTTGGCTTCAAACCTCTCAAAAAGCATGGGAACCTCAGATACAAAATTGAACACTATAAGCAGAGGATTGTCGCCTATGGTGAGGTCGACAATTCCAGTTCAAGCTCCAGGATATACTGATGAAAAAACTCGTAACCAAAGGACCAACAGGTCATCCTCTGTTGCAAGGACAGACAGGTCATCCTCTGTTACGAGGACAGACAGGTCATCCTCTGTTACGAGGACAAACAGGTCATCATCTGCCTTACggggtagaaatcaaaatcaaagttTACTACCTGCTGCGAATGTTAATGCTGTCCAAAAACCTGAATCCAGCCCCAAGACAATTACAAGGCAATCGTGTTCACCAAGTGTGATGAGGGGTCGCAAGGTGGAAACAGAAAAGGAAAGCATCATGAGTAATAAAGTGGAGACATGTAGTCATGAGATTACAAACAAAGCACGAACACAATTGGCAGGAGGAAATGGAACACAATTCCAGGGGAGTCGGATGGTGGACAAGTTCATGAATGCTAGAAAGTCGAgcacagaagaaaaagaaacaaggtCGAACTTGCGTGGTTCGATCAATGAGAGCTATGGCTATGGAAGGAACATGATGTCCAAGAGTTTATTGGATATGACTCTAAAACACACGGTATGCATCTCTGTCCCCTGGCTTTTTAACTGTTTAATACTTTGTGAAACAACTAAATTTTACTCACTTACAAAATTGCTAAAGGCTTTGGACGGTACTGAAAAGTTAAATCCACCAAAAAGGACATACTCAGTCAGAAGAAATAAATCTATTTTTACATATGCACACACATAA
- the LOC131326839 gene encoding protein ASYMMETRIC LEAVES 2: protein MASSSITATTSSNSPCAACKFLRRKCQPECVFAPYFPPDQPQKFANVHKVFGASNVTKLLNELHPHQREDAVNSLAYEADMRLRDPVYGCVGVISLLQHQLRQLQTDLTYAKSELSKYQNNLGGGFSASTHGLIAAAAAAALHHNTNHSSHQAADMRLNLIGGSSTSRDHLYHHHQFFPSSNSNHHQQHLIRNFDAGGGGGGNNNVVYDASSSLLAMNASAGSIGQFGQQLHQQPRAAAAGDDH, encoded by the coding sequence ATGGCGTCGTCGTCAATAACAGCAACGACCTCGTCAAACTCGCCGTGCGCGGCGTGCAAGTTCCTGCGGCGAAAATGCCAGCCGGAGTGCGTGTTCGCGCCCTACTTCCCGCCGGACCAGCCCCAGAAGTTCGCCAACGTCCACAAGGTGTTCGGCGCCAGCAACGTCACGAAGCTCCTCAACGAGCTGCACCCCCACCAGCGGGAGGACGCCGTGAACTCCCTCGCCTACGAGGCCGACATGCGCCTCCGCGACCCCGTCTATGGCTGCGTTGGCGTCATCTCCCTCCTCCAGCACCAGCTCCGCCAGCTCCAGACCGACCTCACCTACGCCAAATCCGAGCTCTCCAAGTACCAGAACAATCTAGGCGGCGGCTTCAGCGCTTCTACTCACGGCCTGATAGCTGCCGCGGCCGCAGCAGCACTGCACCACAACACCAACCATAGCAGCCACCAGGCCGCTGACATGCGTCTCAATTTAATCGGTGGGAGTAGTACTAGTAGGGATCATCTCTACCATCACCACCAGTTCTTCCCCAGTAGTAATAGTAACCACCACCAGCAGCATCTGATAAGAAATTTCgatgctggtggtggtggtggaggaaaCAACAACGTGGTGTACGACGCGAGCAGTAGCTTGTTGGCGATGAACGCGTCGGCCGGAAGCATCGGACAGTTCGGCCAGCAGCTTCATCAGCAACCTAGGGCTGCGGCCGCTGGGGACGATCATTGA